One genomic region from Sulfurimonas sp. encodes:
- the selA gene encoding L-seryl-tRNA(Sec) selenium transferase: protein MFLLKSIPKVDKFVLHEDFKEYSTALITSLTKEVLQNLRENILNENITEFKKEDLILEVLQKYKKITTPSLKKLINATGVIVHTNLGRSLIDEKVFEKIKTLASSYNNLEYDLDKGKRGERYSHISDVICRVLGCEDVLIVNNNASAVFLILNTFAKRKEVIVSRGELVEIGGSFRIPDVMRDSGAKLVEVGATNKTHLHDYEDAITQKTSMLMKVHKSNYSIEGFSSEVKFKELVELASRHDVIDYYDMGSGHLFDLPYGLDAYEPSVLEYMKLNPSLLSFSGDKLLGSVQAGIIVGKKEYISKLKKNQLLRMLRVDKITLAILEENITSVLLGKLEDIPTLKMLFSSVDELKQNAKKFQNGISDIAECQIIETKTVIGGGTTPNRTIPTIALSIKVKNFKPNKMEKLFRAKRIIGRIENERFLIDFRAIQEKEIQELINATKEIVND from the coding sequence ATGTTTTTACTAAAATCAATTCCTAAAGTTGATAAGTTTGTTTTACATGAAGATTTTAAAGAATATTCAACTGCGTTAATAACAAGTTTAACGAAAGAAGTTTTACAAAATTTAAGAGAAAATATTTTAAATGAAAATATAACAGAGTTTAAAAAAGAAGATTTAATCTTAGAAGTTTTACAAAAATATAAAAAGATAACAACACCATCTTTAAAAAAACTTATCAATGCAACGGGTGTTATAGTTCATACAAATTTAGGTAGAAGTCTGATAGATGAGAAGGTGTTTGAGAAAATCAAAACTCTGGCTTCTAGTTACAACAACTTAGAATATGATTTAGACAAAGGTAAAAGAGGGGAGAGATACTCTCATATTTCAGATGTAATATGTAGAGTTCTTGGTTGTGAAGATGTTTTAATAGTGAACAATAATGCAAGTGCTGTTTTTTTGATACTTAATACTTTTGCTAAAAGAAAAGAAGTAATAGTAAGTCGTGGAGAACTTGTAGAAATTGGTGGAAGTTTTAGAATCCCTGATGTTATGAGAGATAGTGGTGCTAAACTTGTTGAAGTTGGTGCTACAAATAAAACACATCTACACGATTATGAAGATGCCATAACTCAAAAAACATCAATGCTTATGAAAGTACATAAATCAAACTATTCCATAGAAGGGTTTAGTAGTGAAGTAAAGTTTAAAGAGTTAGTTGAGTTAGCATCTAGGCATGATGTAATTGACTACTATGACATGGGAAGTGGACATCTGTTTGACTTGCCTTACGGTCTAGATGCTTATGAACCATCAGTTTTGGAGTATATGAAACTAAACCCATCTTTACTTAGTTTTTCAGGAGATAAGCTTTTAGGTAGTGTTCAAGCAGGAATCATCGTTGGAAAAAAAGAGTATATATCAAAGTTAAAGAAAAATCAGTTACTAAGAATGTTAAGAGTTGATAAGATTACTTTAGCAATTTTAGAAGAAAATATAACTTCGGTTTTACTTGGTAAGTTAGAAGATATTCCAACACTTAAAATGCTTTTTAGTAGCGTTGATGAGTTAAAACAAAATGCCAAAAAATTCCAAAATGGAATCTCTGATATAGCAGAGTGTCAAATCATTGAAACTAAAACTGTTATAGGTGGTGGAACTACGCCAAACAGAACTATACCAACCATCGCTTTGAGTATAAAAGTTAAAAATTTTAAACCAAATAAGATGGAAAAATTATTTAGAGCCAAAAGAATTATAGGTCGCATAGAAAATGAAAGATTTTTAATAGATTTTAGAGCAATACAAGAAAAAGAAATTCAAGAGCTTATAAATGCAACAAAAGAGATAGTAAATGACTAA
- the selD gene encoding selenide, water dikinase SelD has protein sequence MNNEAKLTKFVQAAGUAAKMGPGDLKHTICSLVPDDENLLVGFENSEDASVYKINENEALVQTVDFITPVVDDPFIYGKIAAANSLSDIFAMGAEVRTALNIVGFDKINHNYEVLSEILKGGNEKIKECGGILVGGHTIETPEMYYGLSVTGMIHPSKVLRNNTPKIGHVLVLTKPIGMGILTTAIKRDMLSEQTMLETIKILETLNYLPSKLLAEYEVSACTDVTGFGLLGHALESTNESVTLSIDASSVPVMVDAFELADKDVVPGGSKRNMKYLEDKVTYVGEASKYKLMFCDAQTSGGLLISMKESDAKEYIKRVENFTYGYACIIGNIIPREDRPLIVY, from the coding sequence ATGAATAACGAAGCTAAGTTAACAAAGTTCGTTCAAGCAGCTGGTTGAGCAGCAAAGATGGGTCCGGGAGATCTAAAACATACAATTTGCTCACTTGTTCCAGATGACGAAAACTTGCTTGTAGGATTTGAAAATTCTGAAGATGCTTCAGTTTATAAAATAAATGAAAATGAAGCTTTAGTTCAAACAGTTGACTTTATTACACCTGTTGTTGATGACCCTTTTATATATGGGAAGATTGCTGCTGCAAACTCACTTTCAGATATATTTGCGATGGGAGCAGAGGTGAGAACTGCTTTAAATATCGTGGGGTTTGACAAGATAAATCATAACTATGAAGTTTTAAGTGAGATACTTAAAGGTGGAAATGAAAAGATAAAAGAGTGTGGTGGTATTTTAGTTGGTGGTCATACTATCGAAACACCTGAAATGTACTATGGCTTAAGCGTTACAGGAATGATACATCCAAGTAAGGTTTTAAGAAACAATACTCCAAAGATTGGGCATGTTTTAGTCTTAACTAAGCCCATTGGTATGGGTATTTTAACGACAGCGATTAAAAGAGATATGTTAAGTGAACAAACAATGCTAGAAACTATTAAAATCTTAGAAACTCTTAACTATCTTCCATCTAAGTTATTAGCTGAGTATGAAGTAAGTGCTTGTACTGATGTAACAGGTTTTGGTCTTTTAGGTCATGCACTAGAATCAACAAACGAGAGCGTAACACTATCCATAGATGCTAGTAGTGTTCCTGTAATGGTAGATGCATTTGAGTTAGCGGACAAAGATGTAGTTCCAGGTGGAAGTAAAAGAAATATGAAGTACTTAGAAGACAAGGTTACTTATGTCGGAGAGGCTTCAAAATATAAACTTATGTTTTGTGATGCACAAACATCGGGAGGACTTTTGATTTCTATGAAAGAAAGTGATGCCAAAGAGTATATAAAAAGAGTAGAAAATTTTACTTATGGTTATGCGTGTATTATAGGAAATATTATTCCTCGTGAAGATAGACCGTTAATAGTGTATTAG
- a CDS encoding IS1182 family transposase, protein MSELYKQGLNRNQQLLFPPSIDDYVDEDNNVRAIDSYVELLDLTKLQFSNTRKSDRADGQKAYSPKMLLKIYIYGYLNKIRSSRALEKECKRNLELIWLAQDLKPTYRTISEFRARNPKALKQVFKEFVVLCKNIDLIGDGLKAVDGAFLRANASKNQLILKKTLDKDLTKIETEIEEYLKSLEYADKEKQPSSIINKLPKDLRKLKYQQEELSKNLKLLEEMGKTQYNKTDSDASLMKKPAHNLMAYNSQIVVDDSFKFIVATDISTVGSDRAQLHKMAKETKENLGVDKLKIVADTGYYSAKEFKKCSEDNINAIVPLANMRQVQKDKGKFTRDEFIYNDNNDCYICPNNYQLKKRIAPQIKNDKVNFIYTGTSAICKACPLKDKCIPTKAPYKQIYRWEHEYITEAHNKKMQTEESKVIVKKRGSIVEHPFGTIKRTLGWDHYLVRGKEKVSGENALIMFSYNFKRLLNLIGINLFQKLMIALKDRDISSIKEEIAQYIANSLLYVVCFFRIYFMLKFKSRKAVILR, encoded by the coding sequence ATGAGTGAACTATATAAACAAGGTTTAAATAGAAATCAGCAATTATTATTTCCACCAAGTATTGATGATTATGTAGATGAAGATAACAATGTAAGAGCAATAGATTCTTATGTAGAATTATTAGACTTAACTAAACTGCAGTTTTCAAATACAAGAAAAAGTGATAGAGCAGATGGACAGAAAGCATATAGTCCTAAAATGCTTCTAAAAATATATATCTATGGCTACCTCAATAAGATAAGAAGTTCAAGAGCATTAGAAAAAGAGTGTAAAAGAAACCTAGAACTAATATGGCTAGCACAAGACTTAAAACCAACATATAGGACTATATCAGAGTTTAGAGCAAGGAATCCAAAAGCACTAAAACAAGTATTTAAAGAGTTTGTAGTTTTATGTAAAAATATAGATTTAATAGGGGATGGATTAAAAGCTGTTGATGGAGCATTTTTAAGAGCGAATGCCTCTAAAAATCAACTAATATTGAAAAAGACACTGGATAAAGATTTAACTAAAATTGAAACTGAAATAGAAGAGTATCTCAAATCACTAGAGTATGCAGATAAAGAGAAACAACCATCAAGTATCATTAATAAACTACCAAAAGATTTAAGAAAACTAAAATATCAACAAGAAGAGTTATCTAAAAACTTAAAACTTTTAGAAGAGATGGGTAAAACTCAATATAATAAAACAGATTCAGATGCTTCTCTTATGAAAAAACCTGCACATAACCTTATGGCATATAATTCACAGATAGTTGTAGATGATTCATTTAAATTCATAGTAGCTACTGATATTTCAACAGTAGGTAGCGATAGAGCACAACTGCATAAGATGGCGAAAGAGACCAAAGAAAATCTAGGAGTAGATAAACTAAAGATAGTAGCTGATACAGGATATTATAGTGCTAAAGAATTTAAAAAATGTAGTGAAGATAATATTAATGCTATTGTTCCTTTAGCAAATATGAGACAAGTTCAAAAAGACAAAGGTAAATTTACAAGAGATGAATTTATTTACAATGATAACAATGATTGCTATATATGTCCTAATAATTATCAACTAAAAAAAAGAATTGCACCACAAATAAAGAATGATAAAGTTAATTTCATTTATACAGGTACAAGTGCAATATGTAAAGCTTGTCCTCTCAAAGATAAATGTATACCTACAAAAGCACCATATAAACAAATATATAGATGGGAACATGAGTATATAACAGAAGCACATAATAAAAAGATGCAAACTGAAGAATCTAAAGTAATAGTCAAAAAAAGAGGTTCAATAGTTGAACATCCATTTGGAACAATTAAAAGAACTTTAGGTTGGGATCATTATCTTGTTCGTGGCAAAGAAAAAGTATCAGGTGAAAATGCACTTATCATGTTTAGCTATAACTTTAAAAGACTTTTAAATTTGATAGGTATAAATCTATTTCAAAAACTGATGATAGCTTTAAAAGATAGAGATATAAGTTCCATAAAAGAAGAAATAGCTCAATATATAGCTAACTCTTTATTATATGTAGTTTGTTTTTTTAGAATTTACTTTATGCTTAAATTTAAAAGTAGAAAAGCTGTAATTTTAAGATAA
- a CDS encoding CopG family transcriptional regulator codes for MRIDDSVYDMIKLAAQGQRRNLSNFIEFATMQYLTSSQFVEKDEMTEILEDKELVENLMNGLEDFKKGDYTIV; via the coding sequence ATGAGAATTGACGATTCTGTCTATGATATGATTAAGCTCGCAGCCCAAGGTCAAAGAAGAAATCTTTCAAATTTCATAGAGTTTGCAACAATGCAGTACTTAACTTCATCGCAATTTGTAGAAAAAGATGAAATGACTGAAATTTTAGAAGATAAAGAGCTTGTTGAAAATCTAATGAATGGATTAGAAGATTTCAAAAAAGGCGACTATACAATTGTTTAG
- a CDS encoding sodium-dependent tyrosine transporter, which yields MFVKLNERVSLNLTKITRTKIDHVEDGIRVRFYEGQIQVAKSQRFEKVKDAQKWLDKLFKQLAK from the coding sequence ATGTTTGTAAAACTAAATGAGAGAGTTTCTTTAAACCTAACTAAAATTACAAGAACAAAAATAGACCATGTAGAAGATGGGATTAGAGTTAGATTTTATGAAGGTCAAATCCAAGTTGCCAAATCTCAAAGATTTGAAAAAGTAAAAGATGCACAAAAATGGCTTGATAAATTGTTTAAGCAATTAGCTAAGTAA